The following proteins come from a genomic window of Candidatus Thiodiazotropha sp. CDECU1:
- a CDS encoding bifunctional diguanylate cyclase/phosphodiesterase, which yields MTQRKNADQSHNHVHHQCAEYPQELFKQLNFGVAVYQPVDDGRDFIFIDINPTVERTDRVKRQELIGRRLTEVYPGVEEFGLLDVLRRVMKSGASETLGPTEYHDERIRGWRMNHVYRLPCGYVTAVFQDVTNEIEYEQALQKSEEHYRLLTESSLDGVWDWDLERNTIYFSPRWKMQLGYQDNELENHIDTWKNRLHPDDEPRVLEHLERYLASPEPIWEEEFRLKHKNGSYKWLLARGSALMNAEDKIARILGVHIDINRRKQAEASRTLIQQRLEASLELTKQAPSVSEKEIVQTALEQACHLTNSSIGYLHFVNEDQETIELVAWSKQTLLQCSAAFDSHYPLSKAGVWVDCVRKRKPQIHNDYQSLQGRKGYPEGHIHLLRHLSVPVMDGDKVRLVIGVGNKIEHYNDFDVQQISMLVSDLWRLMEKKRNDEKLKQAAAVLESTLEAVTITDTTPRIISVNRAFSKITGYREEEVLGLNPSVLKSGRHDQNFYHHMWEQLTSSGHWQGEIWNRRKSGEIYPEWLNISAILDDDGLITHYVAVFSDISALKQSEQQLEHLAHYDPLTGLPNRILLFSRIDHALQRARRNGNEVAVLFLDLDNFKVVNDSLGHPTGDKLLRLLAQRFSKRLRAGDTISRIGGDEFVILIEDVVTESVIAEIAQAVLDEMKTPVHVEGHDLSVGGSIGISIYPQNGETATDLIKHADAAMYLAKESGRNSFKFYTHKLTQKAKRRLRMESDLHVALQSKEIVPYYQPIVRVSDGKIVAAEALARWIRNDREPIMPGVFIPIAEESGQINLIASVMLRQICEDLASWQLPDTMEFKVAVNISPQQFTSLGLVDEIRSNLNEFQIPVKRLQLEITETVLMHDTEQTIMKIRQLNEMGVAMAIDDFGTGYSSLAYLTRFPIDILKIDRSFIHRMQAEEENEEIVSTIHLMARNLKMHVTAEGVETAVQLAKLRNLGCDYYQGYFFSRPVPEKAFHQLLLDSN from the coding sequence TTGACACAACGAAAAAACGCCGATCAGTCTCACAATCATGTGCACCATCAGTGTGCCGAGTATCCTCAAGAGTTGTTTAAGCAGCTCAATTTCGGTGTGGCTGTCTACCAACCCGTGGATGATGGTAGAGATTTCATATTTATTGATATTAATCCTACGGTTGAAAGAACAGACCGGGTGAAGCGCCAGGAACTCATCGGGCGCCGTTTGACTGAGGTGTATCCGGGGGTGGAGGAGTTCGGCTTGCTGGATGTTTTACGCCGGGTGATGAAGAGCGGTGCCAGTGAAACCCTGGGACCAACCGAGTATCACGACGAACGTATTCGCGGTTGGCGTATGAACCATGTCTATAGACTGCCCTGCGGTTATGTCACTGCGGTATTTCAAGATGTAACCAATGAGATTGAATATGAGCAAGCGCTCCAGAAGAGTGAAGAGCACTATCGATTGCTGACAGAGTCCAGTCTGGATGGGGTATGGGATTGGGATCTTGAGCGGAACACCATCTATTTCTCCCCTCGCTGGAAGATGCAGTTGGGCTACCAGGATAATGAATTGGAGAACCACATAGATACCTGGAAGAATCGTCTGCATCCCGATGATGAGCCACGTGTGTTGGAACATCTCGAGCGTTACCTGGCCTCACCAGAGCCCATCTGGGAAGAGGAGTTCCGGCTCAAACACAAGAACGGCAGCTATAAATGGCTGTTGGCTAGAGGCTCTGCCTTGATGAATGCCGAGGATAAAATTGCACGTATTCTCGGCGTGCATATCGATATCAATCGTCGCAAGCAGGCAGAAGCATCCAGAACCTTGATACAACAGCGACTCGAGGCCTCCCTAGAACTTACCAAACAGGCGCCGAGTGTCAGTGAAAAAGAGATTGTCCAGACGGCCCTGGAGCAGGCGTGTCACCTCACCAATAGCAGCATAGGTTATCTCCATTTCGTCAATGAAGACCAGGAAACGATCGAGTTGGTGGCCTGGTCGAAGCAGACCTTGCTGCAGTGTAGTGCCGCGTTTGATTCTCACTATCCTCTAAGCAAAGCCGGCGTCTGGGTGGATTGTGTGCGCAAACGGAAACCACAGATTCACAATGACTATCAATCCTTGCAGGGCCGTAAAGGCTATCCGGAAGGGCATATTCATCTTCTGCGGCACCTTTCAGTACCTGTCATGGATGGTGACAAGGTAAGACTGGTAATAGGAGTTGGAAACAAGATAGAACATTACAACGACTTCGATGTGCAGCAAATCAGTATGCTGGTCAGCGATCTGTGGAGACTGATGGAGAAGAAACGCAACGATGAAAAGCTTAAACAAGCCGCCGCTGTACTCGAAAGCACACTTGAGGCGGTGACGATAACCGATACAACACCCAGAATTATTTCAGTCAATCGCGCCTTCAGTAAAATAACCGGTTATCGGGAGGAGGAGGTGCTGGGGCTCAATCCGAGCGTGCTCAAGTCAGGCCGGCATGACCAGAATTTTTATCACCATATGTGGGAGCAACTGACTAGCTCAGGGCATTGGCAAGGGGAGATTTGGAATCGTCGCAAGAGCGGAGAGATCTATCCGGAGTGGCTCAATATCAGCGCCATCCTTGATGACGATGGCTTGATTACCCACTATGTGGCAGTGTTTTCGGATATATCAGCATTGAAACAGTCGGAGCAGCAACTCGAGCACCTGGCACACTATGATCCCCTGACCGGGCTACCAAACCGGATTTTGCTCTTTTCCAGAATAGATCATGCGCTGCAGCGAGCGCGTCGCAACGGCAACGAAGTCGCTGTGCTTTTCCTTGATCTGGATAATTTCAAGGTAGTCAATGACAGTCTCGGACACCCGACAGGAGATAAGCTGCTGAGATTGCTTGCACAGCGATTCAGCAAGCGCCTGCGTGCGGGGGATACGATCTCGCGCATCGGTGGTGATGAGTTCGTGATTCTCATCGAAGATGTGGTTACAGAATCGGTAATTGCCGAGATTGCTCAGGCGGTCTTGGATGAGATGAAAACACCTGTCCATGTTGAGGGTCACGATCTCTCCGTGGGGGGTAGTATCGGGATCAGTATCTATCCTCAGAATGGAGAGACAGCCACTGATCTGATCAAACACGCCGACGCCGCGATGTATCTGGCAAAAGAGTCGGGGCGAAACAGCTTCAAGTTTTATACCCACAAGTTGACACAGAAAGCCAAACGACGATTGCGCATGGAGTCCGACCTACATGTCGCACTGCAATCCAAAGAGATCGTTCCCTATTATCAACCCATTGTTCGAGTCAGTGACGGAAAAATCGTAGCTGCGGAGGCATTGGCCAGATGGATCCGTAATGATCGAGAGCCCATCATGCCGGGTGTATTCATTCCAATTGCGGAGGAGTCTGGCCAGATCAATCTAATTGCTTCAGTGATGCTGCGCCAGATCTGTGAAGACCTGGCTTCCTGGCAGTTGCCGGATACTATGGAGTTCAAGGTGGCAGTGAATATTTCACCGCAACAATTCACCAGCCTTGGCCTGGTTGATGAAATCAGGAGTAATCTGAACGAGTTCCAGATTCCAGTGAAGAGACTCCAACTCGAAATAACCGAGACTGTATTGATGCATGATACGGAACAGACGATCATGAAAATCAGACAACTCAATGAGATGGGTGTGGCCATGGCGATCGATGACTTTGGTACCGGCTATTCATCATTGGCCTATTTAACCCGTTTCCCAATAGATATACTGAAGATCGATCGCAGCTTCATTCACAGGATGCAAGCCGAGGAGGAGAATGAGGAGATTGTTTCGACCATTCACTTGATGGCACGCAACTTGAAAATGCATGTCACAGCTGAGGGTGTTGAGACCGCAGTGCAACTTGCCAAATTACGCAACCTGGGATGTGATTATTATCAGGGTTACTTTTTTTCCAGACCTGTACCGGAGAAAGCATTTCATCAACTATTGCTCGACTCCAATTAG
- a CDS encoding transglutaminase family protein, with product MKLESLKVVYWYSLVSAVAAGAVLFAYLGVMAALLGSILMLAVTHFILVLVGRTDEENSPYLKISEQIAATGIVVFVPLIVLEGPLIALLVFIGFAHLALLFQTHDYRRLYIGLAVGFTALIAGAVESKSGIYLIFFLAYAVTISITLGYAYIEPLSHNRSRWNPLDQLRAAALLIGLALAIYLIVPRFPAGNLGAIPGSDHFYENQGWEQEAEQNQAGEDENNPADSLLQDLADKFDAEGSRGRSDRTSPNRASDSSFRYRGFDYEMNIDNPDDQGDRFSNAIVAHVRADRPLYLRARIFDHFDGLRWHSSAQQLSKLQLSRGEIELQPETLPSSDRLTEHYEVFVEHDLGDYIPAAAVPIKVNFPATVIAVDAFGQLHSPGALRSGTAYAVESLRTLHKGRTFAETEYVELPNFRQLPEDMDPRIDQLATQVAQSHDSQFAKAIALEQHLRNHYDYDFDSIFKSQKQTPLSQFLFETKKGHCEYFASALAIMLRTQGIPSRLVTGFSATNQNPMTGYYDVYALDGHAWVEAYVDDIGWLELEPTAYYDGPAVDNETLSAEQINDYVERQLRLQHAMGETDISFEMLMSAVWQASYLLVTWAGAYLKLFFINMWPFFITLAGILLGAWIAWPHVQPRWRALQIKRRLDSAQAATPDEAIAIHLQAIDDLLRNAGYQRPAGLTIEKLLDRLAALEVPLHAGRISREFNRLNYSDKAVKVNLSRYSRLFEMLYSIGHADLKQRIHGIQ from the coding sequence GTGAAGCTCGAATCGCTCAAGGTGGTCTATTGGTACAGCCTGGTCTCGGCGGTTGCCGCAGGTGCGGTGCTATTTGCCTACCTGGGGGTAATGGCAGCACTTCTCGGTTCGATCCTGATGCTGGCGGTAACCCATTTCATCCTGGTGCTTGTGGGACGCACTGACGAGGAGAACAGTCCCTATCTGAAGATATCGGAACAGATCGCAGCGACAGGAATAGTCGTCTTTGTCCCATTAATTGTCCTCGAAGGCCCTCTGATAGCACTCTTGGTCTTCATCGGCTTCGCCCATCTGGCGCTGCTGTTTCAAACCCATGACTATCGCAGACTCTATATAGGCCTGGCGGTGGGGTTTACCGCATTGATCGCCGGCGCTGTGGAATCAAAATCGGGTATCTATCTGATCTTTTTTCTCGCCTATGCCGTGACCATCAGCATCACCCTGGGTTATGCCTATATCGAGCCTTTGAGCCACAATCGTTCCCGATGGAATCCACTCGACCAGCTACGCGCCGCTGCCTTACTGATTGGTTTGGCACTGGCCATCTATCTGATTGTTCCCCGCTTTCCCGCAGGCAACCTGGGTGCTATTCCCGGCTCCGACCATTTTTATGAAAATCAGGGGTGGGAACAGGAAGCGGAACAAAACCAGGCAGGAGAGGATGAAAACAATCCGGCCGACTCGCTACTGCAGGATCTGGCAGATAAATTTGATGCCGAGGGTTCACGGGGAAGGTCTGACCGAACATCACCCAATCGAGCCTCAGATTCATCTTTCCGTTACCGGGGTTTCGACTATGAGATGAATATCGATAATCCCGACGATCAGGGCGACCGTTTCAGCAATGCGATCGTGGCGCATGTTCGCGCCGACCGCCCGCTCTATCTACGGGCACGTATCTTTGACCATTTCGACGGTCTGCGTTGGCATAGCTCTGCTCAACAGCTAAGCAAATTGCAGCTCTCCCGCGGGGAGATTGAACTCCAGCCCGAAACCCTACCTTCGTCAGACCGTCTGACAGAACACTACGAGGTATTTGTCGAGCATGACCTTGGGGACTATATCCCTGCGGCGGCGGTACCGATTAAAGTCAATTTTCCTGCAACCGTCATTGCTGTCGATGCATTCGGCCAACTTCACTCACCAGGTGCGTTGCGAAGCGGCACCGCATATGCCGTTGAATCTTTACGCACCCTGCACAAGGGACGCACTTTTGCCGAAACCGAATACGTGGAGTTACCAAACTTCAGGCAACTACCGGAGGATATGGATCCGCGCATTGATCAATTGGCTACCCAGGTTGCTCAATCCCACGACAGCCAGTTCGCAAAGGCCATCGCGTTGGAGCAACACCTGCGTAACCACTATGACTACGACTTCGATTCCATTTTCAAATCACAAAAACAGACACCGCTAAGCCAATTTCTGTTCGAGACAAAAAAGGGGCATTGCGAATACTTCGCCAGCGCGCTTGCCATTATGTTGCGTACCCAGGGTATCCCATCCCGCCTAGTCACGGGTTTCTCCGCAACCAATCAAAATCCCATGACCGGTTATTACGATGTGTATGCCCTGGACGGACATGCCTGGGTCGAAGCCTATGTGGATGATATCGGTTGGTTGGAACTGGAACCCACCGCCTACTACGACGGCCCGGCCGTGGATAATGAAACCCTGTCCGCGGAACAGATCAACGACTACGTGGAAAGGCAGCTGCGGCTTCAGCACGCCATGGGAGAGACTGACATCTCTTTCGAGATGCTGATGAGCGCTGTCTGGCAGGCCTCCTATCTGTTAGTCACCTGGGCAGGCGCTTACCTGAAACTCTTTTTCATCAATATGTGGCCGTTCTTCATTACTCTCGCCGGGATACTTTTGGGCGCGTGGATCGCCTGGCCACACGTCCAGCCCAGATGGCGCGCATTGCAAATAAAACGCAGACTCGACTCAGCCCAGGCCGCCACCCCGGACGAAGCCATAGCCATTCATCTGCAGGCGATTGATGATCTGCTGCGCAATGCCGGTTATCAGCGACCCGCGGGGCTGACCATCGAGAAACTACTCGATAGATTGGCGGCACTGGAGGTTCCTTTGCATGCCGGCAGGATTTCCCGTGAGTTCAACCGCCTCAACTACTCAGACAAAGCGGTCAAGGTCAACCTGTCTCGCTACAGCAGGCTGTTTGAGATGCTCTACTCAATCGGGCATGCGGATCTAAAACAGCGTATCCATGGCATACAATAA